The following proteins are encoded in a genomic region of Nicotiana sylvestris chromosome 4, ASM39365v2, whole genome shotgun sequence:
- the LOC104222656 gene encoding uncharacterized protein, whose translation MNIDGAVGGTLEKKRVRGKIICKNIHARSFEEREEVTFDKGQAVGPTDKRVSDLTNFSGTIARNPRFIPLSKFLILAEGEKWVMTGLCDAWKRHKRNIKKKYFDKNTTIEQMLQIRPNEIPEVQFRQLIEYWDNEDVQAMCQLNSENRKKQKWRHRMGPINFARSELQNRQSSGETSHVAFRAVFGKEQPGRVRRYGRSVTTSSLKKDEEITKLKQKHANEITSLKEEMKEMMREEMRCLFSQMVKNNPGLDFHDIQGCVGSNIPSPVDASSARAMRGQNLPHSSGSTHAPSLEKVAIVKDIRESMLEEVDFKKEAANVESFKSTKRVLTMERLYGVPLTNLDSIKSLVSSPETSLITALNVW comes from the exons ATGAACATCGATGGTGCTGTAGGTG GGACATTAGAGAAGAAAAGAGTTCGAGGAAAAATAATATGTAAGAATATTCATGCAAGAAGTTTTGAAGAAAGAGAGGAGGTGACATTTGATAAAGGACAAGCAGTTGGACCAACTGACAAGAGAGTGTCTGATTTGACCAACTTTTCAGGAACAATTGCAAGGAATCCAAGATTTATCCCCTTG TCCAAGTTCTTAATTCTAGCTGAAGGAGAGAAGTGGGTAATGACTGGTCTTTGTGATGCTTGGAAGCGACACAAGAGGAATattaagaagaaatattttgatAAAAATACTACTATTGAGCAAATGCTACAAATTCGTCCCAATGAGATACCTGAAGTTCAGTTCCGTCAATTGATTGAGTATTGGGATAACGAAGATGTCCAA GCTATGTGCCAATTGAATTCTGAAAACAGGAAAAAACAAAAGTGGAGGCATCGAATGGGACCTATTAATTTTGCAAGA TCTGAACTTCAGAATCGTCAAAGTTCCGGAGAAACATCACATGTTGCATTTAGGGCTGTATTTGGAAAGGAACAGCCTGGTCGGGTTAGACGCTATGGTAGATCGGTGACGACAAGCTCTctgaaaaaagatgaagaaatcacCAAGCTTAAACAAAAGCATGCCAATGAAATAACTTCTCTGaaggaagaaatgaaggaaatgaTGAGAGAAGAAATGCGATGTTTGTTTAGTCAAATGGTGAAAAACAACCCTGGACTGGATTTTCATGATATACAAGGGTGTGTTGGATCTAATATTCCTTCACCAGTTGATGCAAGTAGTGCACGAGCTATGAGAGGCCAAAATCTACCACATTCTTCTGGATCAACTCACGCCCCAAGTCTTGAAAAG GTTGCTATTGTCAAAGACATACGAGAATCAATGCTAGAAGAAGTTGACTTCAAGAAGGAGGCTGCAAATGTTGAATCATTCAAGAG TACTAAGCGTGTTCTGACAATGGAGAGGCTATATGGAGTTCCTTTGACAAACTTAGACTCCATTAAGTCACTGGTTTCTAGTCCTGAGACCAGTCTTATTACTGCTCTTAATGTTTGGTGA